The proteins below come from a single Osmerus mordax isolate fOsmMor3 chromosome 3, fOsmMor3.pri, whole genome shotgun sequence genomic window:
- the scn4ab gene encoding sodium channel protein type 4 subunit alpha B isoform X1, translated as MFIMVTILANCVFMTMSDPPAWSKTVEYVFTGIYTFEATIKVLSRGFCMGGFTFLKDPWNWLDFMVISMAYVTEFVDLGNVSALRTFRVLRALKTITVIPGLKTIVGALIQSVKKLADVMILTVFCLSVFALVGLQLFMGNLRQKCVLWPANWTTQITYDLEDNITFNYQDYINNHENYYFLPGALDPLLCGNSSDAGNCPEGYTCLKAGDNPNYGYTSYDSFGWAFLALFRLMTQDFWENLFMLTLRAAGKTYMVFFVVIIFLGSFYLINLILAVVAMAYAEQNEATMAEAKEKEEEYARIMEQIRIRKETEQLAEAQESQEGGDKHVHKHDAMDDFEQEQRPCPPCWYVFADIFLKWNCCPAWVTMKHYMLLLVMDPFVDLGITICIVLNTMFMAMEHYPMTPEFDEMLSIGNLVFTGIFTAEMVLKLLAMDPYYYFQVGWNIFDSIIVTMSLVELGLADVEGLSVLRSFRLMRVFKLAKSWPTLSMLIKIIGNSVGALGNLTLVLAIIVFIFAVVGMQLFGKNYKDCVCKISLDCELPRWHMYDFFHAFLIIFRVLCGEWIETMWECMEVAGQGMCIIVFMMVMVIGNLVVLNLFLALLLSSFSGLASSDEDGEMNNLQIAVARITNGIDWLKAFLLRQLGALLGKKGRSRDEGGKEGEEVKKDQMVLTLVTSDDSGKLTVKVPIATGESDVDNLDDDDDDSSEGDHEGTRLDIKLKEVGGDDSSACSTVDNPPEEEEEELEEEPDASLPVDCYSQNCIRRCPCLDQDITTSFGKRWWNFRKTCFTIVEHNYFETFIIFMILLSSGALAFEDIYIEQRRVIKTILEYADQIFTYVFIIEMILKWVAYGFQTYFTNAWCWLDFLIVDVSLISLTANLLGYSELGPIKSLRTLRALRPLRALSRFEGMRVVVNALVGAIPSIFNVMLVCLIFWLIFSIMGVNLFAGKYYYCFNSTSEEVFSADVVNNKTECLSLVADNHTEVRWMNLKVNFDSVGMGYLSLFQVATFKGWMDIMYGAVDSRNVEDQPVYEANLYMYVYFVIFIIFGSFFTLNLFIGVIIDNFNQQKAKFGGKDIFMTEEQKKYYNAMKKLGSKKPQKPIPRPLNCFQGLVFDLVNKQFFDIFIMVLICLNMVTMMVETDDQSKEKDEILFLINLVFIIVFTTECMLKMIALRHHYFSVGWNIFDFVVVILSITGIMLADLIEKYFVSPTLFRVIRLARIGRVLRLIRGAKGIRTLLFALMMSLPALFNIGLLLFLIMFIFSIFGMSNFAYVKKEGGINDMFNFETFGNSIICLFMITTSAGWDGLLSPIMNSRPPDCDPDVENPGTDVRGNCGSPGVGIVFFCSYIIMSFLVVVNMYIAIILENFNVATEESGDPLCEDDFEMFYETWEKFDPKATQFINYSELSTFCDTLLDPLRIPKPNTVKLITMNLPLVPGDKIHCLDILLALTAEVLGDSGEMDGLKASMEEKFMANNPSKVSYEPISSTLKRKQEEVAASVIQRAYRKHLLVRTLKHASYKFRVKQELTQADEEPPETEGLIFNRISQLYGSQEGRLGLGEPSGRKAGATGVNVASRKTGGAGELRPRVKMQSEVLLHSAPFLIPDSVRSEDLKESIV; from the exons ATGTTTATCATGGTGACCATCCTGGCCAACTGTGTGTTCATGACAATGAGCGACCCTCCGGCGTGGAGCAAAACTGTGGA GTATGTGTTCACCGGCATCTACACGTTTGAGGCTACCATCAAGGTGCTGTCTCGGGGCTTTTGTATGGGCGGCTTCACATTCCTCAAAGACCCGTGGAACTGGCTGGACTTCATGGTCATCAGCATGGC GTATGTCACAGAGTTTGTGGACCTGGGGAACGTGTCGGCTCTCAGGACGTTCCGTGTGCTCCGGGCCCTCAAGACCATCACCGTGATTCCTG GTCTGAAGACCATCGTGGGAGCCCTGATCCAGTCAGTGAAGAAGCTGGCAGACGTGATGATCCTCACCGTGTTCTGCCTCAGTGTCTTCGCTCTCGTCGGTCTCCAGCTCTTCATGGGGAACCTACGCCAGAAGTGTGTTCTCTGGCCTGCAAACTGGACCACGCAGATCACCTACGACCTCGAGGACAACATCACCTTCAACTACCAGGATTACATCAATAATCACG AGAACTACTACTTCCTGCCGGGAGCGCTGGACCCTCTGCTCTGTGGGAACAGCAGTGATGCGGG gaattGTCCTGAAGGGTACACCTGTCTGAAAGCAGGGGATAACCCAAACTACGGCTACACCAGCTACGACAGCTTCGGATGGGCCTTCCTGGCTCTCTTCAGACTCATGACTCAGGACTTCTGGGAGAATCTCTTCATGCTG actctGCGAGCAGCAGGGAAGACCTACATGGTGTTCTTTGTGGTGATCATCTTCCTGGGCTCCTTCTACCTCATCAACCTGATCCTGGCCGTGGTTGCCATGGCGTACGCGGAGCAGAACGAGGCCACCATGGCCGAGgccaaggagaaggaggaggagtacGCTCGCATCATGGAGCAGATCCGGAtcaggaaggagacagag cagTTGGCGGAAGCTCAGGAAAGTCAAGAAGGTGGAGATAAACATGTCCATAAACATGATGCCATGGATG actTTGAGCAGGAGCAGCGGCCCTGCCCTCCATGCTGGTACGTGTTTGCAGACATCTTCCTGAAGTGGAACTGCTGCCCTGCCTGGGTCACCATGAAGCACTACATGTTGCTTCTGGTCATGGACCCGTTTGTGGACCTGGGCATCACCATCTGCATCGTGCTCAACACCATGTTCATGGCCATGGAGCACTACCCCATGACCCCTGAGTTTGACGAGATGCTGTCCATTGGCAACCTG gtgtttACAGGGATCTTCACAGCAGAGATGGTTCTGAAGCTCTTGGCTATGGATCCCTACTACTACTTCCAGGTGGGCTGGAACATCTTCGACAGCATCATCGTCACCATGAGCCTCGTAGAGCTGGGATTGGCCGACGTGGAAGGGCTGTCTGTCCTACGCTCCTTCCGATTG ATGAGAGTATTCAAGCTGGCCAAGTCGTGGCCCACCCTCAGCATGCTCATCAAGATCATCGGGAACTCCGTGGGCGCCCTGGGCAACCTGACCCTGGTCCTGGCCATCATCGTCTTTATCTTCGCTGTGGTGGGCATGCAGCTGTTCGGCAAGAACtacaaggactgtgtgtgtaagatCTCGCTGGACTGTGAGCTCCCTCGCTGGCACATGTACGACTTCTTCCACGCCTTCCTGATCATCTTCCGGGTGCTGTGCGGGGAGTGGATCGAGACCATGTGGGAGTGCATGGAGGTGGCCGGTCAGGGCATGTGTATCATCGTGTTCATGATGGTCATGGTCATCGGGAACCTGGTG gtgtTAAACCTCTTCCTAGctctgcttctcagctccttcaGCGGCTTGGCTTCGTCAGACGAAGACGGGGAGATGAACAACCTCCAGATCGCCGTCGCCAGAATCACCAACGGTATCGATTGGTTGAAAGCCTTCCTCCTCCGCCAGCTTGGTGCCCTGCTGGGGAAGAAGGGGCGCTCGCGGGACGAGGGCggcaaggagggggaggaggtgaagaaggaccAGATGGTGCTGACCCTGGTGACCTCGGATGACTCGGGGAAATTAACTGTGAAAGTGCCGATCGCCACCGGGGAGTCAGACGTGGACAACctggatgacgatgatgatgatagcTCAGAGGGAGACCATGAGGGCACAAGACTGGATATCAAA TtgaaggaggtggggggtgatgACTCGTCAGCCTGCAGCACGGTGGACAACCctcccgaggaggaggaggaggagctggaggaggagccagacGCCAGCCTGCCCGTGGACTGCTACAGCCAGA ACTGCATACGGCGGTGCCCATGTCTGGACCAGGACATCACTACAAGCTTTGGAAAGCGCTGGTGGAACTTCAGGAAAACCTGTTTTACCATTGTGGAGCATAATTACTTTGAGACTTTCATCATCTTCATGATCCTTCTCAGCAGTGGAGCCCTG gCATTTGAGGACATCTACATCGAGCAGCGTCGTGTCATTAAGACCATCCTGGAGTATGCTGACCAGATCTTCACCTACGTCTTCATCATTGAGATGATCTTGAAGTGGGTGGCTTACGGCTTCCAGACCTACTTCACCAACGCCTGGTGCTGGCTCGACTTCCTCATTGTGGAC GTGTCGCTGATCAGCCTGACGGCTAACCTGCTGGGCTACTCTGAGCTGGGGCCCATCAAGTCCCTGAGGACCCTCAGGGCCCTGCGGCCCCTCCGGGCCCTCTCCCGCTTCGAGGGAATGAGG gtggtagTTAATGCGCTGGTGGGGGCCATCCCCTCCATCTTCAACGTGATGCTGGTGTGCCTGATCTTCTGGCTCATCTTCAGCATCATGGGGGTGAACCTGTTTGCTGGGAAGTACTACTACTGCTTCAACTCCACCTCTGAGGAGGTGTTCAGCGCCGACGTGGTCAATAACAAGACTGAGTGTCTGTCTCTGGTGGCAGACAATCACACGGAAGTCAGGTGGATGAACCTTAAGGTCAACTTCGACAGTGTGGGAATGGGATACCTGTCACTGTTTCAGGTG GCCACATTCAAAGGATGGATGGACATCATGTACGGGGCAGTGGATTCCCGCAAT GTGGAGGACCAGCCGGTGTACGAGGCCAACCTCTACATGTACGTCTACTTTGTTATCTTCATCATCTTCGGCTCCTTCTTCACCCTCAACCTCTTCATTGGCGTCATCATCGACAACTTCAACCAGCAGAAAGCCAAG TTTGGAGGGAAAGATATCTTCATGACTGAGGAGCAGAAGAAGTACTACAACGCCATGAAGAAGCTGGGCTCCAAGAAGCCCCAGAAGCCCATCCCCCGACCCCTG AACTGTTTCCAAGGCCTGGTGTTTGACCTGGTGAACAAGCAGTTCTTCGACATCTTCATCATGGTTCTGATCTGCCTCAACATGGTGACCATGATGGTGGAAACGGATGATCAGAGCAAAGAGAAGGATGAGATCCTGTTCCTGATCAACCTGGTGTTCATCATCGTCTTCACCACAGAGTGCATGTTGAAGATGATAGCGCTGAGGCACCACTACTTCTCTGTCGGATGGAACATCTTTGACTTTGTGGTGGTCATCCTCTCCATTACGG gGATCATGTTGGCTGACCTCATCGAAAAGTACTttgtctctcccactctgttCCGTGTCATCCGATTGGCCAGGATCGGCCGCGTCCTCCGCCTCATCCGCGGCGCCAAAGGCATCCGCACCCTCCTCTTCGCcctgatgatgtcacttcccGCGCTCTTCAACATcggcctgctcctcttcctgatCATGTTCATCTTCTCCATCTTCGGCATGTCCAACTTCGCCTACGTCAAGAAAGAGGGGGGCATCAACGACATGTTCAACTTCGAGACGTTCGGCAACAGCATCATCTGCCTGTTCATGATCACCACGTCTGCCGGCTGGGACGGCCTCCTGTCACCCATCATGAACAGCCGCCCGCCCGACTGTGACCCCGACGTGGAGAACCCTGGCACGGACGTGCGGGGGAATTGCGGCAGCCCCGGTGTGGGCATCGTGTTCTTTTGCAGTTACATCATCATGTCCTTCCTGGTGGTGGTCAACATGTACATCGCCATCATCCTGGAGAACTTCAACGTGGCCACGGAGGAGAGCGGTGATCCGCTGTGCGAGGACGACTTTGAGATGTTCTACGAGACCTGGGAGAAGTTCGACCCCAAGGCCACGCAGTTCATCAACTACAGTGAGCTGTCGACCTTCTGCGACACGCTGCTGGATCCGCTCAGGATCCCCAAACCCAACACCGTCAAACTGATCACCATGAACCTGCCCCTGGTGCCCGGCGACAAGATCCACTGTCTGGATATACTGCTGGCTCTGACcgctgag GTGCTGGGTGACTCAGGAGAGATGGACGGCCTGAAGGCCAGCATGGAGGAGAAGTTCATGGCCAATAACCCGTCCAAGGTGTCCTACGAGCCAATCAGCAGCACCCTGAAAAGGAAGCAGGAAGAGGTGGCAGCGTCGGTCATCCAGCGGGCCTATAGGAAGCACCTCCTCGTGCGCACCCTCAAACACGCCTCCTACAAGTTCCGAGTGAAGCAGGAGCTGACCCAGGCGGACGAGGAACCCCCGGAGACGGAGGGGCTGATCTTCAACAGGATCAGCCAGCTGTACGGCAGccaggaggggaggctgggcctgggggagcCCTCAGGGAGGAAGGCTGGGGCTACAGGGGTGAACGTGGCCTCCAGGAAGACAGGGGGCGCTGGTGAGCTCCGTCCCCGTGTGAAGATGCAGAGCGAGGTGCTGCTCCACTCAGCCCCCTTCCTCATCCCCGACTCGGTACGCAGTGAGGACCTTAAGGAGTCAATCGTCTAA
- the scn4ab gene encoding sodium channel protein type 4 subunit alpha B isoform X2 — protein sequence MFIMVTILANCVFMTMSDPPAWSKTVEYVFTGIYTFEATIKVLSRGFCMGGFTFLKDPWNWLDFMVISMAYVTEFVDLGNVSALRTFRVLRALKTITVIPGLKTIVGALIQSVKKLADVMILTVFCLSVFALVGLQLFMGNLRQKCVLWPANWTTQITYDLEDNITFNYQDYINNHENYYFLPGALDPLLCGNSSDAGNCPEGYTCLKAGDNPNYGYTSYDSFGWAFLALFRLMTQDFWENLFMLTLRAAGKTYMVFFVVIIFLGSFYLINLILAVVAMAYAEQNEATMAEAKEKEEEYARIMEQIRIRKETELAEAQESQEGGDKHVHKHDAMDDFEQEQRPCPPCWYVFADIFLKWNCCPAWVTMKHYMLLLVMDPFVDLGITICIVLNTMFMAMEHYPMTPEFDEMLSIGNLVFTGIFTAEMVLKLLAMDPYYYFQVGWNIFDSIIVTMSLVELGLADVEGLSVLRSFRLMRVFKLAKSWPTLSMLIKIIGNSVGALGNLTLVLAIIVFIFAVVGMQLFGKNYKDCVCKISLDCELPRWHMYDFFHAFLIIFRVLCGEWIETMWECMEVAGQGMCIIVFMMVMVIGNLVVLNLFLALLLSSFSGLASSDEDGEMNNLQIAVARITNGIDWLKAFLLRQLGALLGKKGRSRDEGGKEGEEVKKDQMVLTLVTSDDSGKLTVKVPIATGESDVDNLDDDDDDSSEGDHEGTRLDIKLKEVGGDDSSACSTVDNPPEEEEEELEEEPDASLPVDCYSQNCIRRCPCLDQDITTSFGKRWWNFRKTCFTIVEHNYFETFIIFMILLSSGALAFEDIYIEQRRVIKTILEYADQIFTYVFIIEMILKWVAYGFQTYFTNAWCWLDFLIVDVSLISLTANLLGYSELGPIKSLRTLRALRPLRALSRFEGMRVVVNALVGAIPSIFNVMLVCLIFWLIFSIMGVNLFAGKYYYCFNSTSEEVFSADVVNNKTECLSLVADNHTEVRWMNLKVNFDSVGMGYLSLFQVATFKGWMDIMYGAVDSRNVEDQPVYEANLYMYVYFVIFIIFGSFFTLNLFIGVIIDNFNQQKAKFGGKDIFMTEEQKKYYNAMKKLGSKKPQKPIPRPLNCFQGLVFDLVNKQFFDIFIMVLICLNMVTMMVETDDQSKEKDEILFLINLVFIIVFTTECMLKMIALRHHYFSVGWNIFDFVVVILSITGIMLADLIEKYFVSPTLFRVIRLARIGRVLRLIRGAKGIRTLLFALMMSLPALFNIGLLLFLIMFIFSIFGMSNFAYVKKEGGINDMFNFETFGNSIICLFMITTSAGWDGLLSPIMNSRPPDCDPDVENPGTDVRGNCGSPGVGIVFFCSYIIMSFLVVVNMYIAIILENFNVATEESGDPLCEDDFEMFYETWEKFDPKATQFINYSELSTFCDTLLDPLRIPKPNTVKLITMNLPLVPGDKIHCLDILLALTAEVLGDSGEMDGLKASMEEKFMANNPSKVSYEPISSTLKRKQEEVAASVIQRAYRKHLLVRTLKHASYKFRVKQELTQADEEPPETEGLIFNRISQLYGSQEGRLGLGEPSGRKAGATGVNVASRKTGGAGELRPRVKMQSEVLLHSAPFLIPDSVRSEDLKESIV from the exons ATGTTTATCATGGTGACCATCCTGGCCAACTGTGTGTTCATGACAATGAGCGACCCTCCGGCGTGGAGCAAAACTGTGGA GTATGTGTTCACCGGCATCTACACGTTTGAGGCTACCATCAAGGTGCTGTCTCGGGGCTTTTGTATGGGCGGCTTCACATTCCTCAAAGACCCGTGGAACTGGCTGGACTTCATGGTCATCAGCATGGC GTATGTCACAGAGTTTGTGGACCTGGGGAACGTGTCGGCTCTCAGGACGTTCCGTGTGCTCCGGGCCCTCAAGACCATCACCGTGATTCCTG GTCTGAAGACCATCGTGGGAGCCCTGATCCAGTCAGTGAAGAAGCTGGCAGACGTGATGATCCTCACCGTGTTCTGCCTCAGTGTCTTCGCTCTCGTCGGTCTCCAGCTCTTCATGGGGAACCTACGCCAGAAGTGTGTTCTCTGGCCTGCAAACTGGACCACGCAGATCACCTACGACCTCGAGGACAACATCACCTTCAACTACCAGGATTACATCAATAATCACG AGAACTACTACTTCCTGCCGGGAGCGCTGGACCCTCTGCTCTGTGGGAACAGCAGTGATGCGGG gaattGTCCTGAAGGGTACACCTGTCTGAAAGCAGGGGATAACCCAAACTACGGCTACACCAGCTACGACAGCTTCGGATGGGCCTTCCTGGCTCTCTTCAGACTCATGACTCAGGACTTCTGGGAGAATCTCTTCATGCTG actctGCGAGCAGCAGGGAAGACCTACATGGTGTTCTTTGTGGTGATCATCTTCCTGGGCTCCTTCTACCTCATCAACCTGATCCTGGCCGTGGTTGCCATGGCGTACGCGGAGCAGAACGAGGCCACCATGGCCGAGgccaaggagaaggaggaggagtacGCTCGCATCATGGAGCAGATCCGGAtcaggaaggagacagag TTGGCGGAAGCTCAGGAAAGTCAAGAAGGTGGAGATAAACATGTCCATAAACATGATGCCATGGATG actTTGAGCAGGAGCAGCGGCCCTGCCCTCCATGCTGGTACGTGTTTGCAGACATCTTCCTGAAGTGGAACTGCTGCCCTGCCTGGGTCACCATGAAGCACTACATGTTGCTTCTGGTCATGGACCCGTTTGTGGACCTGGGCATCACCATCTGCATCGTGCTCAACACCATGTTCATGGCCATGGAGCACTACCCCATGACCCCTGAGTTTGACGAGATGCTGTCCATTGGCAACCTG gtgtttACAGGGATCTTCACAGCAGAGATGGTTCTGAAGCTCTTGGCTATGGATCCCTACTACTACTTCCAGGTGGGCTGGAACATCTTCGACAGCATCATCGTCACCATGAGCCTCGTAGAGCTGGGATTGGCCGACGTGGAAGGGCTGTCTGTCCTACGCTCCTTCCGATTG ATGAGAGTATTCAAGCTGGCCAAGTCGTGGCCCACCCTCAGCATGCTCATCAAGATCATCGGGAACTCCGTGGGCGCCCTGGGCAACCTGACCCTGGTCCTGGCCATCATCGTCTTTATCTTCGCTGTGGTGGGCATGCAGCTGTTCGGCAAGAACtacaaggactgtgtgtgtaagatCTCGCTGGACTGTGAGCTCCCTCGCTGGCACATGTACGACTTCTTCCACGCCTTCCTGATCATCTTCCGGGTGCTGTGCGGGGAGTGGATCGAGACCATGTGGGAGTGCATGGAGGTGGCCGGTCAGGGCATGTGTATCATCGTGTTCATGATGGTCATGGTCATCGGGAACCTGGTG gtgtTAAACCTCTTCCTAGctctgcttctcagctccttcaGCGGCTTGGCTTCGTCAGACGAAGACGGGGAGATGAACAACCTCCAGATCGCCGTCGCCAGAATCACCAACGGTATCGATTGGTTGAAAGCCTTCCTCCTCCGCCAGCTTGGTGCCCTGCTGGGGAAGAAGGGGCGCTCGCGGGACGAGGGCggcaaggagggggaggaggtgaagaaggaccAGATGGTGCTGACCCTGGTGACCTCGGATGACTCGGGGAAATTAACTGTGAAAGTGCCGATCGCCACCGGGGAGTCAGACGTGGACAACctggatgacgatgatgatgatagcTCAGAGGGAGACCATGAGGGCACAAGACTGGATATCAAA TtgaaggaggtggggggtgatgACTCGTCAGCCTGCAGCACGGTGGACAACCctcccgaggaggaggaggaggagctggaggaggagccagacGCCAGCCTGCCCGTGGACTGCTACAGCCAGA ACTGCATACGGCGGTGCCCATGTCTGGACCAGGACATCACTACAAGCTTTGGAAAGCGCTGGTGGAACTTCAGGAAAACCTGTTTTACCATTGTGGAGCATAATTACTTTGAGACTTTCATCATCTTCATGATCCTTCTCAGCAGTGGAGCCCTG gCATTTGAGGACATCTACATCGAGCAGCGTCGTGTCATTAAGACCATCCTGGAGTATGCTGACCAGATCTTCACCTACGTCTTCATCATTGAGATGATCTTGAAGTGGGTGGCTTACGGCTTCCAGACCTACTTCACCAACGCCTGGTGCTGGCTCGACTTCCTCATTGTGGAC GTGTCGCTGATCAGCCTGACGGCTAACCTGCTGGGCTACTCTGAGCTGGGGCCCATCAAGTCCCTGAGGACCCTCAGGGCCCTGCGGCCCCTCCGGGCCCTCTCCCGCTTCGAGGGAATGAGG gtggtagTTAATGCGCTGGTGGGGGCCATCCCCTCCATCTTCAACGTGATGCTGGTGTGCCTGATCTTCTGGCTCATCTTCAGCATCATGGGGGTGAACCTGTTTGCTGGGAAGTACTACTACTGCTTCAACTCCACCTCTGAGGAGGTGTTCAGCGCCGACGTGGTCAATAACAAGACTGAGTGTCTGTCTCTGGTGGCAGACAATCACACGGAAGTCAGGTGGATGAACCTTAAGGTCAACTTCGACAGTGTGGGAATGGGATACCTGTCACTGTTTCAGGTG GCCACATTCAAAGGATGGATGGACATCATGTACGGGGCAGTGGATTCCCGCAAT GTGGAGGACCAGCCGGTGTACGAGGCCAACCTCTACATGTACGTCTACTTTGTTATCTTCATCATCTTCGGCTCCTTCTTCACCCTCAACCTCTTCATTGGCGTCATCATCGACAACTTCAACCAGCAGAAAGCCAAG TTTGGAGGGAAAGATATCTTCATGACTGAGGAGCAGAAGAAGTACTACAACGCCATGAAGAAGCTGGGCTCCAAGAAGCCCCAGAAGCCCATCCCCCGACCCCTG AACTGTTTCCAAGGCCTGGTGTTTGACCTGGTGAACAAGCAGTTCTTCGACATCTTCATCATGGTTCTGATCTGCCTCAACATGGTGACCATGATGGTGGAAACGGATGATCAGAGCAAAGAGAAGGATGAGATCCTGTTCCTGATCAACCTGGTGTTCATCATCGTCTTCACCACAGAGTGCATGTTGAAGATGATAGCGCTGAGGCACCACTACTTCTCTGTCGGATGGAACATCTTTGACTTTGTGGTGGTCATCCTCTCCATTACGG gGATCATGTTGGCTGACCTCATCGAAAAGTACTttgtctctcccactctgttCCGTGTCATCCGATTGGCCAGGATCGGCCGCGTCCTCCGCCTCATCCGCGGCGCCAAAGGCATCCGCACCCTCCTCTTCGCcctgatgatgtcacttcccGCGCTCTTCAACATcggcctgctcctcttcctgatCATGTTCATCTTCTCCATCTTCGGCATGTCCAACTTCGCCTACGTCAAGAAAGAGGGGGGCATCAACGACATGTTCAACTTCGAGACGTTCGGCAACAGCATCATCTGCCTGTTCATGATCACCACGTCTGCCGGCTGGGACGGCCTCCTGTCACCCATCATGAACAGCCGCCCGCCCGACTGTGACCCCGACGTGGAGAACCCTGGCACGGACGTGCGGGGGAATTGCGGCAGCCCCGGTGTGGGCATCGTGTTCTTTTGCAGTTACATCATCATGTCCTTCCTGGTGGTGGTCAACATGTACATCGCCATCATCCTGGAGAACTTCAACGTGGCCACGGAGGAGAGCGGTGATCCGCTGTGCGAGGACGACTTTGAGATGTTCTACGAGACCTGGGAGAAGTTCGACCCCAAGGCCACGCAGTTCATCAACTACAGTGAGCTGTCGACCTTCTGCGACACGCTGCTGGATCCGCTCAGGATCCCCAAACCCAACACCGTCAAACTGATCACCATGAACCTGCCCCTGGTGCCCGGCGACAAGATCCACTGTCTGGATATACTGCTGGCTCTGACcgctgag GTGCTGGGTGACTCAGGAGAGATGGACGGCCTGAAGGCCAGCATGGAGGAGAAGTTCATGGCCAATAACCCGTCCAAGGTGTCCTACGAGCCAATCAGCAGCACCCTGAAAAGGAAGCAGGAAGAGGTGGCAGCGTCGGTCATCCAGCGGGCCTATAGGAAGCACCTCCTCGTGCGCACCCTCAAACACGCCTCCTACAAGTTCCGAGTGAAGCAGGAGCTGACCCAGGCGGACGAGGAACCCCCGGAGACGGAGGGGCTGATCTTCAACAGGATCAGCCAGCTGTACGGCAGccaggaggggaggctgggcctgggggagcCCTCAGGGAGGAAGGCTGGGGCTACAGGGGTGAACGTGGCCTCCAGGAAGACAGGGGGCGCTGGTGAGCTCCGTCCCCGTGTGAAGATGCAGAGCGAGGTGCTGCTCCACTCAGCCCCCTTCCTCATCCCCGACTCGGTACGCAGTGAGGACCTTAAGGAGTCAATCGTCTAA
- the LOC136941320 gene encoding sodium channel protein type 4 subunit alpha B-like isoform X1: MPTRKVSLLYFLSRLRRLNRQRCLKKTGPKKICPQLLPLLRDPGVVSRLALQDAKMAALLPPIGTEVFRRFCPASLAEIERRATEEAAENERKKAQNIEVAEEDLPKPTSDLEAGKTLPFIYGDPPPELFNTPLEELDPYYQAQKTFIVITKGNTIFRFNAEPACYMLSPFSVLRRGAIKILIHSYPLLSQHAERSFLTCPKILLEMSRHEWHTPDIPCCHEYLFRNSL, encoded by the exons ATGCCTACACGAAAGGTCTCCTTGCTGTACTTCTTGTCCAGACTGCGTCGCTTGAACAGACAGCGTTGTCTTAAGAAAACAGGACCTAAAAAAATATGTCCTCAACTACT TCCGTTGCTAAGAGACCCGGGTGTGGTGAGCCGCTTGGCGTTGCAGGatgccaagatggccgccctgcTCCCTCCGATTGGCACTGAGGTGTTCCGGCGCTTCTGCCCCGCCTCTCTGGCAGAGATCGAGCGGCGAGCGACCGAGGAGGCTGCTGAGAATGAGAGGAAGAAAGCCCAAAACATCGAG GTGGCAGAGGAGGACCTGCCTAAGCCAACCAGCGACCTCGAGGCTGGCAAGACCCTCCCCTTCATCTATGGAGACCCGCCCCCTGAGCTATTCAACACTCCATTGGAGGAACTTGATCCTTACTACCAAGCACAGAAA ACGTTCATCGTGATCACCAAGGGAAACACCATCTTCAGGTTCAATGCCGAGCCAGCCTGCTACATGCTGTCCCCCTTCAGTGTCCTGCGCAGAGGAGCCATCAAGATCCTCATACATTCATATCCTTTACTGTCACAACATGCTGAAAGGTCCTTTCTAACATGCCCTAAGATTCTTTTAGAAATGTCCCGTCATGAGTGGCATACCCCTGACATACCATGCTGTCACGAATATCTCTTTAGAAACAGTCTATAG
- the LOC136941320 gene encoding sodium channel protein type 4 subunit alpha B-like isoform X2, with amino-acid sequence MAALLPPIGTEVFRRFCPASLAEIERRATEEAAENERKKAQNIEVAEEDLPKPTSDLEAGKTLPFIYGDPPPELFNTPLEELDPYYQAQKTFIVITKGNTIFRFNAEPACYMLSPFSVLRRGAIKILIHSYPLLSQHAERSFLTCPKILLEMSRHEWHTPDIPCCHEYLFRNSL; translated from the exons atggccgccctgcTCCCTCCGATTGGCACTGAGGTGTTCCGGCGCTTCTGCCCCGCCTCTCTGGCAGAGATCGAGCGGCGAGCGACCGAGGAGGCTGCTGAGAATGAGAGGAAGAAAGCCCAAAACATCGAG GTGGCAGAGGAGGACCTGCCTAAGCCAACCAGCGACCTCGAGGCTGGCAAGACCCTCCCCTTCATCTATGGAGACCCGCCCCCTGAGCTATTCAACACTCCATTGGAGGAACTTGATCCTTACTACCAAGCACAGAAA ACGTTCATCGTGATCACCAAGGGAAACACCATCTTCAGGTTCAATGCCGAGCCAGCCTGCTACATGCTGTCCCCCTTCAGTGTCCTGCGCAGAGGAGCCATCAAGATCCTCATACATTCATATCCTTTACTGTCACAACATGCTGAAAGGTCCTTTCTAACATGCCCTAAGATTCTTTTAGAAATGTCCCGTCATGAGTGGCATACCCCTGACATACCATGCTGTCACGAATATCTCTTTAGAAACAGTCTATAG